A genome region from Carya illinoinensis cultivar Pawnee chromosome 2, C.illinoinensisPawnee_v1, whole genome shotgun sequence includes the following:
- the LOC122300107 gene encoding uncharacterized protein LOC122300107, with protein MAWALPLPPLKLAAASSSQESSSSSSSSSSPSSFSYRPAVILPGLGNNSSDYNKLEVTLKEQYGVPTLVAKVSRLDWLRNAAGLVDPNYWRGTLRPRPVLDWYLKRIEEAVLEAKELAQGGTLSLIGHSAGGWLARVYMQEFGLSDISLLLTLGTPHLPPPKGLPGVIDQTRGLLDYVDKHCSKAVYNHHLKYVCIAGRYIQGAPFFGSSIANVESVIPNDNAEVAVVNDVGTSASNATTLRARLVGQGYKQVCGKADIWGDGVVPEVSAHLEGAYNITLDGVYHSPVGSDDASTPWYGSPVIVEKWIHHLLN; from the exons ATGGCTTGGGCTCTGCCATTGCCGCCCTTGAAATTAGCAGCAGCATCATCATCTCAAGAGtcatcctcttcctcttcctcttcctcttctccttcttcctttAGCTACAGACCTGCTGTTATTCTTCCA GGCTTGGGGAACAACTCTAGTGACTACAACAAGTTGGAGGTTACTTTGAAAGAGCAGTACGGCGTGCCCACCCTGGTTGCCAAGGTCTCAAGGCTTGATTGGCTCAGGAATGCCGCCGGTTTGGTAGACCCCAACTACTGGCGTGGAACTCTCCGTCCTCGCCCTGTCCTGGATTG GTACCTGAAGAGGATTGAAGAGGCTGTTCTGGAGGCTAAGGAGTTGGCTCAAG GTGGGACTTTATCCTTGATTGGACACTCAGCTGGAGGATGGCTTGCTCGTGTTTACATGCAGGAATTTGGACTGTCTGATATCTCCTTGTTATTGACTCTTGGAACCCCCCACCT TCCACCTCCCAAAGGTCTGCCAGGGGTTATTGATCAAACAAGGGGTCTTCTGGACTATGTTGACAAACATTGCTCTAAAGCCGTGTACAATCATCATTTGAAATATGTATGTATTGCTGGGAG GTATATTCAGGGGGCTCCATTTTTTGGCAGTTCAATTGCAAATGTTGAGTCTGTGATTCCTAATGACAATGCTGAGGTTGCTGTTGTTAATGATGTGGGCACATCAGCATCAAATGCGACAACCTTGCGTGCTCGCCTTGTTGGCCAAGGTTACAAGCAG GTTTGTGGAAAGGCAGATATATGGGGTGATGGGGTTGTGCCGGAAGTGTCAGCGCATCTGGAAGGTGCGTATAACATCACCCTGGATGGAGTTTACCACTCACCAGTTGGTTCAGATGATGCATCAACACCATGGTACGGTTCTCCTGTCATTGTTGAAAAATGGATACACCACCTCCTCAACTAA